From a single Aspergillus puulaauensis MK2 DNA, chromosome 2, nearly complete sequence genomic region:
- a CDS encoding CRAL-TRIO domain-containing protein (COG:I;~EggNog:ENOG410PG8S;~InterPro:IPR011074,IPR036865,IPR036273,IPR001251;~PFAM:PF00650,PF03765,PF13716;~antiSMASH:Cluster_2.3): protein MTVAPTTGYVGSLTPKEEASLREMWTLLFTTVTSLLSSVYEVKLPESSPNDIFKLLDKITEPSIDGILAVLKNPPAANGETASEPTPDAPNGTTIEHSLDKMKDLASKANGREILDQLSKTKLTRPQLTNFMTHLRQAHVNETEVKAMEKILLAMSPGEMIFTLLKLVKQEHPDTLLLRFLRARKWDVPKAFGMMANAILWRQKLQVDDDIVPKGELHAWEKSRDKKLSTAEQKEGKDFISQLEMGKSYLHGLDRDGRPVNVVRVRLHKPGAQSQEALERYIVHVIESTRILVAPPVETGTILFDMTGFGLGNMEYSPVKFIIQCFEANYPESLGRLLIHNAPWIFSGIWKIIHGWMDPVVASKVQFTKNINDLDKFIPRAHIPKELGGDQEFEYKYIEPAADENAAMQDKEKGDAVMIERMMIGLQLVATTAAWVSAADSAKSQEEKEAVEILKKRRDTVIEEFRTNYWKLDPYVRARALVDRTGALSPDGTVNSF from the exons ATGACTGTCGCGCCTACCACCGGCTACGTGGGCAGCCTCACCCCCAAAGAGGAGGCCTCCCTGCGCGAGATGTGGACGCTGCTCTTCACAACCGTCACCTCGCTGCTCTCGTCCGTATACGAAGTGAAACTCCCGGAGAGCTCGCCAAacgacatcttcaagctgCTCGACAAAATCACCGAGCCCTCCATCGACGGCATCCTAGCCGTGCTGAAGAACCCCCCAGCCGCCAACGGCGAAACCGCCTCAGAACCCACCCCCGACGCCCCCAACGGCACCACAATCGAACACTCCCTCGACAAGATGAAGGACCTCGCATCCAAAGCCAACGGCAGGgaaatcctcgaccagctgtCCAAGACAAAACTCACCCGGCCACAGCTGACCAACTTCATGACACACCTCCGCCAGGCCCACGTCAACGAGACAGAAGTCAAAGCCATGGAAAAGATCCTCCTCGCCATGTCGCCAGGCGAGATGATCTTCACCCTCCTGAAGCTCGTGAAACAGGAACACCCAGACACACTCCTCCTGCGCTTCCTGCGGGCGCGCAAGTGGGACGTCCCCAAGGCCTTTGGCATGATGGCGAACGCCATCCTCTGGCGCCAGAAGCTGCaagtcgacgacgacatcgtGCCCAAGGGCGAGCTGCACGCTTGGGAGAAGTCGCGCGATAAGAAGCTGAGCACCGCCGAGcagaaggagggcaaggacTTTATTTcgcagctggagatgggCAAGAGCTACCTGCACGGTCTGGACCGGGATGGGCGGCCTGTGAACGTGGTGCGCGTGCGGCTGCATAAACCGGGGGCGCAGAGCCAGGAGGCCCTGGAGCGGTATATCGTGCATGTTATTGAGTCGACGAGGATTCTGGTTGCGCCGCCGGTTGAGACGGGG ACGATTCTGTTCGACATGACTGGGTTTGGATTGGGGAATATGGAATACTCCCCCGTCAAGTTCATCATCCAGTGCTTCGAGGCCAACTACCCTGAATCGCTGGGCCGTCTGCTCATTCACAACGCCCCGTGGATCTTCTCAG GAATCTGGAAAATCATCCACGGCTGGATGGACCCCGTCGTCGCCTCAAAGGTCCAATTCACCAAAAACATCAACGACCTCGACAAGTTCATCCCGCGCGCGCACATCCCCAAGGAGCTCGGCGGCGACCAGGAGTTCGAGTACAAATACATCGAGCCCGCCGCTGACGAGAACGCGGCCATGCAGGATAAAGAGAAGGGCGACGCCGTGATGATCGAGCGCATGATGATCGGGCTGCAGCTTGTCGCTACGACGGCGGCGTGGGTTTCAGCTGCGGATTCGGCGAAAAGtcaggaggagaaggaggccgtggagatattgaagaagcgCAGGGATACGGTGATTGAAGAGTTTAGAACCAATTATTGGAAGTTGGATCCGTACGTGCGGGCGAGGGCGCTGGTTGACCGCACGGGGGCGTTGTCTCCGGATGGTACTGTGAATAGTTTTTAG
- a CDS encoding uncharacterized protein (COG:O;~EggNog:ENOG410PVDJ;~InterPro:IPR033964,IPR017795,IPR012148;~MEROPS:MER0126987;~PFAM:PF11991;~antiSMASH:Cluster_2.3;~go_function: GO:0016765 - transferase activity, transferring alkyl or aryl (other than methyl) groups [Evidence IEA];~go_process: GO:0009820 - alkaloid metabolic process [Evidence IEA]), producing the protein MTLLVPPERVSSSNQKKDSVSPFDVLSTYLTFPSRDQDQWWQRTGPLVGRLLSATGYTPEQQYQFLTFYHNQLIPRLGPCPATFHSSITVTGLPMEFSVNYQQHGGHPTVRIGAEPVDSFSGTDRDPFNQAPPASTVTHLTRIALKDFDPQLYGYFEPKHTLTRDEQIRLPTAVPGGANLKTQHAMGFDLKDTGITVKGYTYPGLKAHMAGQDIKTLLGDSVNDLKAQGKMDCVEAWSKIDSYMTEVNGWGYHNLWAWDYIAPAKSRFKFYTFVMDVSDTKLEELWTLNNRATGPAHIEGLIWLRKLWDVIDLRHAGKRDLPADAPQVPENSAPMLWNYELTPGNPLPYAKAYFPLQGLNDFVCVEKIARFFEMLGWGDLAAGYRATVESFYPDYDLSKTSHLVFWVSFAYSEKTGVYVSVYYHPCPEK; encoded by the exons ATGACTCTACTTGTCCCACCGGAGAGAGTGTCCTCAAGCAATCAAAAGAAGGATTCGGTGTCACCGTTCGACGTCCTCAGCACGTACCTGACCTTCCCTAGCAGAGACCAGGACCAGTGGTGGCAGAGGACAGGCCCTCTCGTTGGCAGATTACTGTCAGCAACCGGATACACCCCTGAGCAGCAGTATCAATTCCTCACATTCTACCACAACCAGCTCATCCCCCGCCTTGGTCCCTGCCCCGCGACCTTCCACTCGAGCATCACAGTCACCGGTCTCCCAATGGAATTCAGCGTGAACTACCAGCAACACGGAGGCCATCCCACCGTACGCATCGGCGCCGAACCCGTCGACTCGTTCTCCGGAACCGACAGGGATCCATTCAACCAGGCGCCACCTGCGTCGACGGTTACACATCTCACCAGAATCGCCCTCAAGGACTTCGATCCCCAGCTCTACGGCTACTTCGAACCAAAGCACACCCTAACTCGAGACGAGCAGATCCGCCTCCCGACTGCCGTCCCTGGCGGCGCAAATCTCAAAACTCAACATGCCATGGGCTTCGATCTGAAAGACACCGGGATCACAGTTAAAGGATACACCTACCCCGGCCTGAAGGCGCACATGGCAGGGCAGGATATAAAGACCCTCCTCGGAGACTCCGTGAACGACCTAAAGGCCCAGGGCAAAATGGACTGCGTCGAGGCATGGTCAAAGATTGACAGCTACATGACCGAAGTCAACGGCTGGGGGTATCACAACCTGTGGGCGTGGGACTATATCGCGCCGGCGAAATCCCGCTTCAAGTTCTACACCTTCGTCATGGATGTGTCGGACACGAAACTCGAGGAGCTATGGACGCTGAATAACCGCGCCACTGGCCCGGCGCATATAGAGGGCTTGATTTGGCTGCGTAAACTCTGGGATGTGATCGACCTTCGGCATGCAGGCAAGAGAGACCTCCCCGCGGATGCGCCTCAGGTTCCGGAGAATTCGGCGCCGATGTTGTGGAATTATGAGCTGACGCCTGGAAATCCGCTGCCGTATGCGAAGGCGTATTTTCCGCTGCAGGGACTGAATGATTTTGTCTGTGTTGAGAAGATTGCGCGCTTCTTTGAGATGCTGGGTTGGGGGGACTTGGCTGCTGGGTATCGCGCTACGGTGGAGTCTTTTTA TCCTGATTATGACCTGTCAAAGACGTCGCATCTGGTCTTTTGGGTCTCGTTTGCGTATTCGGAGAAGACGGGGGTGTATGTGAGCGTGTACTACCATCCTTGTCCTGAGAAATAG